In Nerophis ophidion isolate RoL-2023_Sa unplaced genomic scaffold, RoL_Noph_v1.0 HiC_scaffold_52, whole genome shotgun sequence, a single genomic region encodes these proteins:
- the LOC133546951 gene encoding atherin-like has protein sequence MTSAASTPLMTSAASTPAPTSAPQPPPAEVSVLAAAPAALSAVSGPASARPPPRQPRMWPCPGRPPRGMHSSLFRPMMWLFRGRPPRQFQRRSTRRRHLTFPRWLRGHKGTSGICSLRGRSCNDLSLTF, from the exons atgacgtctgccgcttccacgccgttgatgacgtctgccgcttccacgccggcaccaacatcggctcctcagccgcctcctgcagaggtatctgttttggctgcagcccccgccgctttgtctgctgtctccgggcctgcttcagcgcgcccgcctccacgtcagccgcggatgtggccgtgccctgggcgtcctcctcgcgggatgcactcgtctctttttcggccaatgatgtggctgttccgtggccgcccgccccgccagttccagcggcgctctacgcgccgtcgccacctgactttccctcgctggctgcggggacacaag ggaacatctggtatctgttccttgagggggaggtcctgtaacgatctgtcacttactttctga